The sequence GACCTACCTTTTCCTAAGTCTCCACTAACTCGCATCAGGTTCCAACTATgaaccaatttttttaaaatttatattaccAATACAATACCAACCTTTCCAACGAGCCTATTTCCTGCTAGTTGGTAGCAATAAGCAATCGTTACGCTCAGGTCAActctaaataaaaaatcatccaCATGTCTACAGAAAATCTCAACCATTAGAATCCATCACTGGTATGAGGTAACTACATCCAATTTTTCTTCCAGTTTTCTTTTGACAGATAGCTATATTCCTGACATTAATTTACTTGTTGCATTCAGCAAGCTGTTCACAGAATACTCACAACCTAAAGGGAACTCTAGGGAGCAATATTTTGTTGAGGAAAAATGATATATTCCAACTGGAAGCAAGCACAGTAGTTGATAAAACTTATATTCCACTCTCGTTGGGCTTCTATCAAAGCAACAAAAAAAAAGTATACTTTAAAACGAATGCAGGAGTTTCAGCAAATGAACACCGAATCGTTCTAACATAAGCAAAGAAAAACCTACAAAACTGATCCATTTgtaaaaaaagaaaggaaaaaagaagaagaagaagggggAAATGGGAAAGAACATCATTGCAAACAAATATCATTAACGAGTATGGTATCATAAAACATAATCAACACGAACCTGTACTAGCTCAAAAATCTTCGATCTTGAGGCTGAAATGTATCTCTGGTGGTCATTTCTGGACCTGGGAAATTTGGATGCCTGGATACTCGCAATGATTTTGTCGATGGATTTCTTCATGACAATTTTGTAGGCATCTTTACTAAGATTTCCCTGCTCCCAAAATGGTTTCAAAATTTGCCTAATATGTTCGATTAGTACAAATTTGAAGGAGTGGACCTCCTGAACTTTATTACTCTTTGAGCGATCAACCTCGGCAACCCCAACGTTTCCTTTCTGTAGGAGTGGCTGCACCCTTTCCCCTCCAACAAATGAAGAATTTGTCCCTCCAAATGTTGTCTCCGGTACGATCTGTGTTGTCTCCGGTACTATCTGTGGCTCCTGAGTAGGAGCAGCAAcaccagcagcagcagcagcagcagcagcaacaGCAACAGCAGCACTCCTATTCAAAGAAAGTTGAAAATGGACTTGTGAGTTTGCAATTGACAGTTTTCTAAAAGACACCTCCACCACCGTTTAGTGTTTAGGGCCGTGGGCCGATATCCATAGCCCcgatttgttttttaatttgggATAT comes from Henckelia pumila isolate YLH828 chromosome 4, ASM3356847v2, whole genome shotgun sequence and encodes:
- the LOC140863988 gene encoding zinc finger CCCH domain-containing protein 36-like isoform X3 translates to MNVNRGKSLLLTKMSPGFDNWRLESQCSSTHSKSTQLPHRSAAVAVAAAAAAAAGVAAPTQEPQIVPETTQIVPETTFGGTNSSFVGGERVQPLLQKGNVGVAEVDRSKSNKVQEVHSFKFVLIEHIRQILKPFWEQGNLSKDAYKIVMKKSIDKIIASIQASKFPRSRNDHQRYISASRSKIFELVQAYVKKYQKAKLKFVTYFLW
- the LOC140863988 gene encoding zinc finger CCCH domain-containing protein 36-like isoform X4, which codes for MNVNRGKSLLLTKMSPGFDNWRLESQCSSTHSKSTQLPHRSAAVAVAAAAAAAAGVAAPTQEPQIVPETTQIVPETTFGGTNSSFVGGERVQPLLQKGNVGVAEVDRSKSNKVQEVHSFKFVLIEHIRQILKPFWEQGNLSKDAYKIVMKKSIDKIIASIQASKFPRSRNDHQRYISASRSKIFELVQAYVKKYQKASISKSSPT
- the LOC140863988 gene encoding uncharacterized protein isoform X1, giving the protein MNVNRGKSLLLTKMSPGFDNWRLESQCSSTHSKSTQLPHRSAAVAVAAAAAAAAGVAAPTQEPQIVPETTQIVPETTFGGTNSSFVGGERVQPLLQKGNVGVAEVDRSKSNKVQEVHSFKFVLIEHIRQILKPFWEQGNLSKDAYKIVMKKSIDKIIASIQASKFPRSRNDHQRYISASRSKIFELVQAYVKKYQKECCCCSGATDRTGDNVWRDEFFICWRGKGGATATRKSERKRWVCRG
- the LOC140863988 gene encoding uncharacterized protein isoform X2; amino-acid sequence: MNVNRGKSLLLTKMSPGFDNWRLESQCSSTHSKSTQLPHRSAAVAVAAAAAAAAGVAAPTQEPQIVPETTQIVPETTFGGTNSSFVGGERVQPLLQKGNVGVAEVDRSKSNKVQEVHSFKFVLIEHIRQILKPFWEQGNLSKDAYKIVMKKSIDKIIASIQASKFPRSRNDHQRYISASRSKIFELVQECCCCSGATDRTGDNVWRDEFFICWRGKGGATATRKSERKRWVCRG